AATTATGGATGAtcctaatattatataacttAAATTAATCACTTAAGAcgtttaaattttatatacattattcaaaataatatgacgtatccatattttctttaggaatatatatatatatataagaacccttcttatattatataataatgtaatttCTTGTTAAAACagaaaaggaaataaatgtacatatatttaagtaagaaaaaaaaagtatatatatatatattatatatatatatatatataatttaagaatctgtaatttattatgttaGTTTATTctgtaattttttatatgtaacaCATATATGTCTTTGACTtagctatatatatatattagaaattattttgtttagtATAATactaattaataaatataaaatattataataaaatgttagGCTATAGTtgtattatctttatatcaATGTCATATTTCCCTATGATTATCCCAATAAAATTCAAATAACTTATATGTTGTAAAATATAGTATCTTAGAACATATAACatttaagaataaaaaaacaaaattaacaaatttaaatacttatttatttatagttttttatgttattatatgttgTAAAACATCAGTATTCTTAACGAATTAATAGACACATCTAAGTTCATTTAAGAagagatatatttttagttactttataattattcattatatttttttcttttttttttttttttttttacttaatacatataattgcattttatttaaaaatataacaacatTTAAGaattttgatttatataagaaatattttgcCTTACACAGTTTCTCTTTatcttaatttttattttctttcattccttatttattatttattctttatatatattatatattattccattccctatttaatattacatttatttaaaaatataagtggAATAGTAAACGAAATAAAAAGATTAGCATAATATCCTTTACACATAAAtaccatataaatataatgcatatctaataatattaattttaagaatatatatatttatataaatcccccaaaaaaaaaaaaaaaaaaaaaaaaagaaaaaagaaaaaggaaaaaagaaaaaaaaaaaaagaaaaaaaaaagaaaaaaagaactaTAATGTTTAAAAGATCAAGAAATAATACACTTCTATAtggataatttaaaaattataataggAATACTAATAAAAGTATCCTTAATAGTATTAATACAATCTTAATGTGCATGAACTCATTCTTAAGTATAATACGGTTATTGGATCATTTaactaaataaaaaataatatatatataaattattattataaaatgatttatataaaaaaatatacacatatatatatgtacagatatataatttactaatatataagaatatttttaGTGTATACCAatgcaaaaaaaattaatcctATTCATGATATAagtaagaatatatataataaataagtattatatatatatatatatatatataatatatgtatttaaaagaaataaaaatatgctCATACAATATTAAcagagaaaaaataaaaataaaataaagcaattaatgaataaaaaaagttaGCTATTAAGAAACATATCTcctattatgtatatatatatatatatatatataatatatataaaataatatataaacatataaactagctattttatatattagcTTGGATATAttacttaattttttttttttttttttttttttattattgttatttttatatatttttggctgtatttcaatataatcattttcCATTTTGCCGTTTATGTTACTAAATCCATTTTTAATGGAAAATATTCCAATGGTggatattataaaagaaatattctattgatattataatgtatataagattaattaatatatcttaaaataatttaaacaaCATATTGAAatctttgtatttttttttttttttttttttttttttttttttctcaagAATATGTAGCGTGCGTTACTTTGACAAATGGCTATTTTTgcttatgaatttttttatagattatattataatatgaattttttatttttaaaagatatatacctataattatttataatctatattaatatttttttatttttatttctaatgTATTCTtcaatttaatttattttgtaccacgtgattttttttttttttttttttttcatgtatcacttatattattttatacttTTGTGTATGGTTgtgaataatttaaaagattaGAAATACGTTAccatgaaaataatattttattttttttataaatctcaaaatatatgaatattagtattcattattttaatattacatattatatacatgtatctcatatataattttttgattCCTCTTACAAATGTTCCATTTATATATGGAtgcattatattaaaattttttttttttttaaattgtttttaattttttttatttaaataaagaaaataaaggaaaattaaaaaaaaataaaaaaagaaggtaAGAATAAAatcgaaaaaataaaaatatgaaaaaaaaaaacaccaaaacaaaaatttaaaaaaacaagaaaaaaagaaaaacataaaaaaaacatcaatttataagaaaacaactaaaaaataaaaaaaaaacaattaaacaataaaaaaaaatatatatataacgctaagaagaaaaaagaaaaaaaaatagaataagcattttattcaaaaaaagcataaatattttattaatatatatatatgtgtcatacattttttctcattatattatatacacttctataattattttttcttacgTTTTATGAATTTACATtttgatattatatttatcagtatattatattattggttatttatttttttatttatttttatgataatatcTGAGATGAAATATTGTGATGAACACATATGGTTATAACGAAagattatacatatatatatatatatatatatttttttttttgaatattgtacatatatattacttttattattgtattatatatacatatatacatataaatatatatatatatatataaatattgttgtATGTTAATtgcatattatataagaagAATATATTGTTCATGTAGCCTCATTATCTAATGTTCCATGTGTTTTTATAATCCCATTGCTCATTTAACAGTAGTACATGAATTTTAATCAAAGTATTTTTGCATAATCTccataagaatatatataaggagATAATAtagtaatttttttatacatacacaAATTATAATCTTTGTATTCATACTATTTctctacatatataaatgtatttatgtatgtatgtatttttttttttttttttctcttttttttattcatctttaattttattaatttagtgttctattcatttttatttcccttgttatttttgttttattgcTTAGGACACATACATATTGAAAAGCaaaattttcatcatttgcTTTGAGATATATATACTTGCGTCCACATGTATATTTGTTAATGGaaaacttttttttcttttttttatgcacatatttttttatactgcctatataatatatgtgaatTATCCATATATCAGTTtttctattaatataatatgcatGTGTAATTGCATAGGGGGGATTCTACATCttcttatttaatatttacatatttatattataatatatttcatttcttattcttttttaattttttagatttatctgttttttttttctttttttttttatttatggtATATTCAAGAATACATTACTATATAGATTTTAATTCATCTATTATTTCTTATGTATATACCATCTGaggttttataatatatatatatatatatatatataacatgcggatttatttatacatatatacttatatatttatatacatataatatgtatatgtatatagatatagagtaatagaaaaaacatatataatttaatgtatatgcattttaaaatattggATGAGTATGCATGATATTGataaacatttatttatttttatttatttatttctagaTGTATTTTTGTTGCActtcatatatgtatatctcggtcttattttgattttatttatttacattaaaCATAAGAGTGCATTTATGTGAAACACCATTTGTTAtagttttatttaaattatttttatattaaattatattttttaaagagtatatatatttacaccGTTGTACAAGAATTAAGAACTAATTATATACCAAGCAAAAGAAAAGGagtataacaaatataataataatttaagaatctaatattttatataagaaaaaaaatattttagaaataattatttaaaaagtaataataaaataaaaacgtatataataatataataggtatattaatatatataacaatttaatttttatttagattatatttgttatataatgtttatctattattattttatgttataatttttcttttcttttttatttattttattttatttatatttatatttatatttttttttttttttttgcatatatattatattatattatataaatatttctatataaagatactaaaatgaatatattgattttattataatcttAATAATAGATtttagtatttttttttatattcttaatcttacatatatattaagatttgaaatatataatatatatatatataaatataaatataatgtattatctgaatatgtattatatatactttaattttttaactgactaaatatatatataataatattttcatttatatttatgtttaatatACACTAATAATAAACCTCACTTAtctatgtatattatatatatatatatatatatatatatatatatacataatttgtggttttaatattttatataagtagtaatatattatatatatatatatataataaagtatatattatataattaatttttagaattattatatttagtttttttattaaaatgaacAATATCATTTCGGAAACAAATGATAAAAGTAGTCATGACAACATGCATGATacttatttgtattatcctaattttaaaatgttcataagtgaaaataataataataataagaataataggATTCATAATAGTAATATCAGTAATAAATCGAATGAAGAAAATTTTGAAGAgtcaagaaaatatatacatgggGAAATAACAAAAACACTTAAGGCTAACTCAGTTAAGATAAATAGAATATCTTTGGATAGCCATgcagaaaataataaaaaggaatatatatataatgagaataataatattaataatattaataataatattgataataaagaaataagtaataataaaaatattattattaataattatagcaACATGATGAaacttaataaatatatgacatgcaatgataaaaatattggtGCTATCGAAAATGAActtgataataatttatgtcGACATAATGAGAATgagaaaaaatatgatatggtaaataataataatattataaataattatgacatgttgaataataataataatattttaaataataataacatgcataataataacatgcataataataatattattattaataataataataataatatgattaataataataatatgctGAATAATAATAGCGTGCATAATAAATGTAATCAggtttatgaaaataataatgtaacaAATAATTCTTTCTTAAATGGAAGAACGGACGTTTTGCCTAATGAGTTATTTTTAGAAGTTACCAGAAATGAAAATTTTGTACAAGaatgtaaaataaaacataatatggacaattttgtttttagTAATGAtgaaatgatatataaaacgataaatggtaataataagtTGTgtgacatatataaaaataataatatggataaaaacaataataataataataataataataataatatgtatgaacATGAaattagtaataatataaataacttgaaaaatatgaatattaacTTATATCGTATGAACGAATTAAACCATGCaacatttattaaaacaaaccaatctaattttataaagggaaataataaagaatgtAAAAAGGAAACtatgaataaaattaaaaaggttGATAtccataataaaaattataataatgataatattaatgataatgataatattattattaataataataattattataatgataatattattcgaAATATAACGTTTAAGCatgttgataataaaaatgatgtaaATGAATCTAttgattataatttatataatgaagcTTTTATGGACATGAACATATCTTATAATGGacttatgaataataatcttAATAATGTTAGCATgcataacaataaaaatgacGACTACAATATTATGAAcagtaattataatatatacatgtataataAGAACAAAAATCCCAAAAAACATTATTCGAAAAAATTGTTTACTGATAAGAATGAATATTCAAACATGAATATAATGGAAAATgattgtaataaatataaaaaatataataatttgaagGATAacttttatatgaataacaattataaaaatatacgtaCAAATAtggattatataaaaaataaatcagaatattttatgaaaCCAGATATGAAAGATAAACGTTatgcaaataataatatgtatgatgatttttttactattgaaaatatggaaaaatgtgatgaaaaaaaggattacttaaaaaatgaagaatataaCTACAATATGAATTGTAATAATAGGTTAACAACAAATGAAACGTACAATTCTGGTACATATAATAGTGGTAGTTATAACAATACAAGTTTTCATAGTgcaaatattaataacaattcttatgataatatatgttttaagaaatctaattataataatggaaTGTTTAGTAATgctacatataataattatacgtATAATAATGCAATTTTTTCCaataatgtttataataataaaacagcAACAAATAGTATTCAGAATATTAATATtcatggtaataataatattcatggtaataataatgttcatggtaataataatgttcatggtaataataatgttcatggtaataataatgttcatggtaataataattttgacATATATATTCCACCTGCCCCTTTTGATAGTgctgataatattatttcaaacaacaaaaagaatataaaagataattcCTTCCAGGATGGAAAgcaaaaaaagatatttaaCAGTTTGGGTGAGAATAACAATTCGGTATTTAATAACTTAAACAAAGAGTATATACAtggaaataatatgaacaccTGTTTAATGAACGGAGTTGTGCATAACAAGAAAGGtaaggaaaagaaaattcTTTTTCATGATATGGAAATTAATAACAATGAAAATAACATGATGAATGAGAAAGTAATGGATAGTCCTTCTGAATCTAATACAGGCTTGTTGAGCAGTTTCGATTTTAGGTCTCATTCgtcttataataaatataatgataaggaacgtaataataataaaaataaaatgagtATTAAAGGAAATTATAAGATGAATAGTATACTGAATAATCAAATGAGTCATTGCATTGATgttgatgatgatgaaacaTTGACTAAAAGCAACAAGagtcataatattttaaataacaatggtgttataataaataagaagGAATGTGgaaattcaaataattttttacctACGGACAAGCACACATACAATAAGAATTTTATGGAtagttatgataataaacACATTGAtatcattaataataattatgatgaaaatggTTATTATGATGGACATAATAACtatgatgaatataataactaTGATGAACATAATATGCATGATGGAAATAATATTCATGATGGAAATAATATTCATGATGGAAATAATATTCATGATGAACATAATATGCATGATGGAAATAATATTCATGATGAACATAATATTCATGATGAACATAATATCCATGATGGAAATAATATCCATGATCAACATAATATTCATGATCAACATAATATTCATGATCAACATAATATCCATGATGGACATAATATCCATGATCAACATAATATCCATGATGGACATAATAACTATGATGACATTATAACAAATCACACAAGTAATAACTTTTTGATTGGTGATTCCAttaattttgataataaaatagataatgataatgaactACATAATGGGaaagaagaaatagaaaACGGAGGGGAAATTTTACctgaaaataaagaatatgtaataaaactCTTTTTTGGAAATTTAGCTCCTATAACTACCGAAAAGGACATGCACAATTTATTCAGCAATTTTGGTAGATGCGAttcattaattatattaaaagatagaAGAAGTAAATCACGAGGCTCTGGTTTTGttactttttataatagGGACGAAGCAGTAAATGCCATAAAatgtttaaataataaaataattttatcagGTGCTCATAAACCTTTGGAAGTTCGTTTTCcagaaaataaagaagaaaagaaaataagaaCCAAATTATTAAATGCAGCAAAATGGAAGGGTAAAAAAATTGCGCCTAGTGGATGTTTACCAATAAGTACCGAAGATATATTAAACCAATCATCCTTAACAATGAAtagtacaaataatatatccatTTTAAATGCGAATGATTCGTATAATATGTTTtcagaaaatgaaaatactgtagtatatgataataaagatatgaatcattatgataatacaaatataaatcatttaaATTGGTCAGAGCAATTTTCGGAGTTATGTAAAACCACTAGTGAAACAACTTCTGATACCttaaataatgattattttaataagatGGAAGAGGTTAAAATGGGTACTTATAATCGTACATATCGAAAGGTACCTCATGAGAATTACACTgacaatatgaatattaatttaatgtTACCTGGAAATTTGGGTGAATTCCTACCCAAATTTTTAATAgacaataatattaatagtggTAATAATGTAGTTTCGTTTGGAAAGAACaaagatattaataatgttattcagaataatgataaaatgtATGATAATATGAACGATAA
This Plasmodium falciparum 3D7 genome assembly, chromosome: 11 DNA region includes the following protein-coding sequences:
- a CDS encoding RNA-binding protein, putative, with the protein product MNNIISETNDKSSHDNMHDTYLYYPNFKMFISENNNNNKNNRIHNSNISNKSNEENFEESRKYIHGEITKTLKANSVKINRISLDSHAENNKKEYIYNENNNINNINNNIDNKEISNNKNIIINNYSNMMKLNKYMTCNDKNIGAIENELDNNLCRHNENEKKYDMVNNNNIINNYDMLNNNNNILNNNNMHNNNMHNNNIIINNNNNNMINNNNMLNNNSVHNKCNQVYENNNVTNNSFLNGRTDVLPNELFLEVTRNENFVQECKIKHNMDNFVFSNDEMIYKTINGNNKLCDIYKNNNMDKNNNNNNNNNNNMYEHEISNNINNLKNMNINLYRMNELNHATFIKTNQSNFIKGNNKECKKETMNKIKKVDIHNKNYNNDNINDNDNIIINNNNYYNDNIIRNITFKHVDNKNDVNESIDYNLYNEAFMDMNISYNGLMNNNLNNVSMHNNKNDDYNIMNSNYNIYMYNKNKNPKKHYSKKLFTDKNEYSNMNIMENDCNKYKKYNNLKDNFYMNNNYKNIRTNMDYIKNKSEYFMKPDMKDKRYANNNMYDDFFTIENMEKCDEKKDYLKNEEYNYNMNCNNRLTTNETYNSGTYNSGSYNNTSFHSANINNNSYDNICFKKSNYNNGMFSNATYNNYTYNNAIFSNNVYNNKTATNSIQNINIHGNNNIHGNNNVHGNNNVHGNNNVHGNNNVHGNNNFDIYIPPAPFDSADNIISNNKKNIKDNSFQDGKQKKIFNSLGENNNSVFNNLNKEYIHGNNMNTCLMNGVVHNKKGKEKKILFHDMEINNNENNMMNEKVMDSPSESNTGLLSSFDFRSHSSYNKYNDKERNNNKNKMSIKGNYKMNSILNNQMSHCIDVDDDETLTKSNKSHNILNNNGVIINKKECGNSNNFLPTDKHTYNKNFMDSYDNKHIDIINNNYDENGYYDGHNNYDEYNNYDEHNMHDGNNIHDGNNIHDGNNIHDEHNMHDGNNIHDEHNIHDEHNIHDGNNIHDQHNIHDQHNIHDQHNIHDGHNIHDQHNIHDGHNNYDDIITNHTSNNFLIGDSINFDNKIDNDNELHNGKEEIENGGEILPENKEYVIKLFFGNLAPITTEKDMHNLFSNFGRCDSLIILKDRRSKSRGSGFVTFYNRDEAVNAIKCLNNKIILSGAHKPLEVRFPENKEEKKIRTKLLNAAKWKGKKIAPSGCLPISTEDILNQSSLTMNSTNNISILNANDSYNMFSENENTVVYDNKDMNHYDNTNINHLNWSEQFSELCKTTSETTSDTLNNDYFNKMEEVKMGTYNRTYRKVPHENYTDNMNINLMLPGNLGEFLPKFLIDNNINSGNNVVSFGKNKDINNVIQNNDKMYDNMNDNMNDNMNDNMNDNMNDNMNEDDNNNNNYYDNNLLDMKNETIINYLSNKGKIMDNIVVNNIDNYKEKIENFNERYYEDDLSFLNFPGTITSYDKNHQRDKRKNCFEEYLDNNNYFIDSNLKEVIENNIYSNMDKEQIDKGIELNISPSINVIVKEEGGSLIHDKDIYKKKKNNDDISNGYNNMNVHHLGFNLFDLIKINDDVLLKNEYINGNSLNHDMDNISSTNNKKDNNNNNNDSNNNDSNNNDSNNNDSNDSNMQSNKSIDDMIPYENLKKLNDLYNFKYNNFYEESVKLLGTHLTEDISLNNPDVNFNKYDEYLNLYKQNEGNKKTEEQEDQTKTKDEQSNDLLSLLPHDFNKENFYLNIKNMERNNDSLSDEMLKNLINLYTKNKSSIFTSHMFSYLNNVLCEINNALEIFNKFNANSSIKNNSDNSTKE